The DNA sequence CAATGAAATCGGCATGTCCTATGAGCGCTGTGTGAAGGAGCAGCCGGGAGCCGCCATGGACGCCGCCCGAGTGGCTATCGGGATCATCACGACCGCCGCTGCCGATGCCAGTCATGAGCTGATCCTGCTGAGCAAAACAGCGGTGAACGCAGACGGACAACCCGCACGGATCGAACGTTTATCGCAGTGGAACGACCTCTTCGCCAGTCTCGGCGAACGTGTTGATCATTTGCCCGCCGATCATCCCGGCCTGTTCGTCCAGCCTCGGCTCGACAGGGTTCGCGAGCTGATCGGCGAGTTCCACGACGTGGTTCGAGAACGCCTGACCGCCGAATTGCCCGAACCGGAAGAGCGACAGGCGCCCGCCAAGTCCCGGCCGCAGCCGTCTACGTCACAGCCGAAAGTGAAGGTGAGCAAAAGTCGTCCACGCCCCGAAACCGGTGAACAAACCTCTGTCGTCCAGAGCGACGAGTCAGAGACAGCGTTTGTCAAACTCACCGGGCAAAGACCCGGACCGGCAGCGCCTTCCGATGACGAGGCTCTTGTTTCAGCGGCAATGGAGCTTGAAGCAAACATCGACAGCTTCAACAAAAAAAACCGTGAGGATGCCATGCGACCGGGGCGTATTCCCGCGGATATCCTCGACATGTTCGAACAACAGGTCGAACGCCTCAAACAAATGGCCATCGACGTCGACAGCGTGATCGCCCGAAGAAAAAACCTCCGCAAGAATCCGTGGCCCATTACATCTCTGAGCCCAAACCTGCAGGCAGGTGCAACCCTGACCCACGCCGACGGAATTACGACCTACGCGGCCATGCTCAAACAACGTAAACCCCGGGAAACCTATTTCCACTGGTTGCACGACAATGCACAGGTCGAAGTCATCAAGGACATACGCGGACGTATCCGGACCCGACATCGCGGGGACTACTTTCAGGAGTACCGGATTCTCGACAAGACCAACGCCCACGCGCCGCTGTGGGTGGCGCATTTCCATTACGACCATCTCAAGGATGCGGACGAGTCATACACCATCGCTCACCTGAAATTCGCCGACGCATTTCTGCAAACACTCGATGAGAAAACCCGCCAGACGCTGAACACCTTTGATGCAGTCGATAACGCGTTGCGCCGGATCGTCAACCCGACGGTGCGCGACCTGTTCCTCAAGCCGGCACCACGGGATAAAGATTAGCGCCAGACCGTACGCAGACGGGCCAGGGCCGACTCGATCGCCGGCTCCGGCACCGCCGCAAAACCCAGCACCAGACCGGCGCGCTGGTCGAGCGGCGTTGTCGAGTCCGGCAGCCAGTATCTACTCAAGCCATGGATCTCCACCTCCACGCTGGCGGCCTGCTCGATCAATTGTTGTTCGCGGGCCACGCTGTCGACCGCCACCGTCAGATGCAGTCCAGCGGACACTGCTGGCAGTTCGCCGATACCCGGCAGGCCTTGGGGCCAACCGGTGATCAGCGTATTGCGCCGGCTCAGCGCTGCCCGGCGCATCCGCCGGATGTGGCGCTGGAAGTGCCCGGCCGCCATGAACTCAGCCATCACCGCTTGGGTGCTCACTTCCGAGTGCCGGACGTCCACCGCCCGCCGCTGCGCAAAGGCCTCCACCAGCCCCGGCGGCAGGACCAGATAACCCAGGCGCAGCGCCGGGAACGCGACTTTGCCGAAGGTGCCGACGTACAGCACACGGCCCTGGCGATCGAGCGCGGCCAGCGGGGCCAGCGGGGCGCCGGTGTAGCGATACTCGCCGTCGTAGTCGTCCTCGACGATCCAGCCGCCAGTACGCTCGGCCCAGGCCAGCAGTTCCAGGCGTCGCGCCAGGCTCATCACCACTCCGGTCGGGTATTGATGAGACGGCGTGACATACGCCACCCGGCAATCTTCGGCGGCCGCCAGTGCCGCGCAGTCGATACCCTCTTCATCCACGGCAATGCCATGCAATCGACCACCGGCCAGCGCGAACGCATGACCCGCTGCGCGATAGCCGGGATTCTCGATGCCCACCCCGGCGCCCGGCTCCACCAGCAACTGTGCACAAAGGCTGATTCCCTGTTGCGCGCCACTGGTGATCACAATTTGTTCAGCAGAACACTGCATCCCGCGCGAACTGCGCAAATACGCAGCGATCAGTCCGCGCAGACGCGCATCGCCCGCCGGGTCGCCGTAACACAGTTGCTGCAAATCGGGTTTGCGCCAGAAAGCCGCGTTCAGCTTGGCCCAGACGTCGAACGGGAACAGATCGAACGCCGGAACACCGACCCGGAATGCTCGTGGCGGTCCGCTCGGTGGCGTCGATAAATGGTTCTGCTCAAGCCGCTGCAACGCACCGCTGTGGATAGTTTTTCTGGATAAATGTCCAGTGGAATTGTCTGAAATTGTGGATAAGGCTGTGGGTAAGCCTGTTGAAAACCCTGTGGATACTTTTGTGGATAATTTTTTCGCCGGCGTCCCCGATTGCGGTAACTGCGCCACGTAAGTGCCGTCCCCGACCCGCCCTTCGATGAAACCTTCGGCATACAGCTGATCGTAGGCACGCACCACGCTGTTGCGGGAAATTCCCAACGCTGCCGCCAGATCGCGGCTGGCCGGCAGACGCG is a window from the Pseudomonas gozinkensis genome containing:
- a CDS encoding PLP-dependent aminotransferase family protein — translated: MPDSTTLSLPFNPAGIELDRRKGLSRQLYQALRLRVLDGRLASGTRLPASRDLAAALGISRNSVVRAYDQLYAEGFIEGRVGDGTYVAQLPQSGTPAKKLSTKVSTGFSTGLPTALSTISDNSTGHLSRKTIHSGALQRLEQNHLSTPPSGPPRAFRVGVPAFDLFPFDVWAKLNAAFWRKPDLQQLCYGDPAGDARLRGLIAAYLRSSRGMQCSAEQIVITSGAQQGISLCAQLLVEPGAGVGIENPGYRAAGHAFALAGGRLHGIAVDEEGIDCAALAAAEDCRVAYVTPSHQYPTGVVMSLARRLELLAWAERTGGWIVEDDYDGEYRYTGAPLAPLAALDRQGRVLYVGTFGKVAFPALRLGYLVLPPGLVEAFAQRRAVDVRHSEVSTQAVMAEFMAAGHFQRHIRRMRRAALSRRNTLITGWPQGLPGIGELPAVSAGLHLTVAVDSVAREQQLIEQAASVEVEIHGLSRYWLPDSTTPLDQRAGLVLGFAAVPEPAIESALARLRTVWR